One genomic segment of Methanothermobacter wolfeii includes these proteins:
- the endA gene encoding tRNA-intron lyase yields MQGQLGDEVVTVKLNSMARRLHEKSHYGKIYEERLQISLIEAAYLMEKGKLKLKKDDDDVTLEEFISLLAERGLYSKYLVYRDLRNRGYIVKTGFKYGVEFRLYERGGAPGRTHSAYLVRVISENATIHALDFSSYVRVAHGVNKRLLLAFLDDEEDITYYLVDWIRP; encoded by the coding sequence ATGCAGGGACAGCTTGGAGATGAAGTGGTAACAGTAAAACTGAACTCGATGGCAAGGAGGCTTCATGAGAAGAGCCATTATGGTAAGATCTATGAGGAAAGACTTCAGATTTCCCTTATCGAGGCAGCCTACCTCATGGAGAAGGGTAAACTCAAACTGAAGAAGGATGACGACGATGTTACACTGGAGGAATTCATATCCCTCCTTGCTGAGAGGGGACTCTACAGCAAGTACCTTGTCTACAGGGACCTCAGGAACAGGGGCTACATCGTGAAGACAGGATTCAAGTACGGTGTAGAGTTCAGGCTCTATGAGAGGGGAGGAGCCCCCGGAAGGACCCATTCAGCCTACCTTGTCAGGGTGATATCCGAGAATGCAACCATACACGCCCTTGACTTTTCAAGCTATGTGAGGGTGGCCCACGGGGTTAACAAGAGACTGCTCCTGGCCTTCCTTGATGATGAGGAGGACATTACCTATTACCTTGTTGACTGGATAAGGCCATGA
- a CDS encoding stage II sporulation protein M — protein MKKERYEGTLSYLIRTNETFLMVSTFIFLASLFAGYLFSGAVGGLLNPLMDEFRRSIAEGELKLTTASIFLHNLQAALLIYGGGILLGVFTALFLFVNGLFIGFFASKVPLGDFFLLTMPHGVFEIPGLIIAGAAGFRLASFTYHFLGDVITETWYGSLTERMLHFYSEHSDELKDSLMLLGIGIVFLIVAAFVEANLTLGIYTYIKGVV, from the coding sequence ATGAAAAAGGAACGGTATGAGGGGACTCTGAGTTACCTTATAAGGACCAATGAAACATTCTTGATGGTTTCAACATTCATTTTTCTTGCATCGCTTTTTGCAGGGTACCTGTTCTCAGGGGCGGTTGGCGGCCTGCTGAACCCACTGATGGATGAGTTCAGGAGGAGCATTGCTGAGGGTGAACTGAAACTCACAACAGCATCAATATTCCTCCACAACCTCCAGGCCGCCCTGCTGATATACGGTGGGGGTATTCTCCTCGGTGTTTTCACTGCCCTCTTCCTGTTTGTGAACGGACTTTTCATCGGTTTCTTTGCATCGAAGGTTCCCCTCGGAGATTTCTTTCTCCTGACGATGCCCCATGGAGTATTTGAGATACCCGGACTCATAATTGCAGGGGCCGCCGGCTTCAGACTGGCGAGCTTCACCTATCACTTCCTTGGAGACGTCATTACCGAGACATGGTACGGGTCCCTCACCGAGAGGATGCTTCATTTCTACTCTGAACACAGTGATGAGCTCAAGGATTCATTGATGCTTCTGGGTATAGGGATAGTGTTCCTCATTGTGGCAGCCTTCGTTGAGGCGAACCTGACCCTGGGGATATACACCTACATCAAGGGGGTCGTCTGA
- the hisI gene encoding phosphoribosyl-AMP cyclohydrolase, which yields MLLNFRHNINGEDLVIAVAQDHETGEVLMVAYMNREALKRTLETGMAHYWSTSRGRIWLKGESSGHVQHVKEVLVDCDMDAVVLLVEQEGGACHTGYKSCFYRSIEGDELRVREDAVKVFDPEEIYGDG from the coding sequence ATTTTACTGAATTTCAGACATAATATTAATGGCGAAGACCTTGTAATCGCAGTTGCACAGGACCATGAGACAGGCGAGGTCCTCATGGTGGCATACATGAACAGGGAAGCCCTCAAAAGGACCCTTGAAACAGGAATGGCACACTACTGGAGCACCTCCAGGGGCAGGATATGGCTTAAGGGTGAAAGCTCAGGCCACGTGCAGCATGTAAAGGAGGTGCTGGTTGACTGTGACATGGACGCAGTCGTCCTCCTCGTCGAACAGGAGGGAGGGGCCTGCCATACAGGCTACAAGTCCTGCTTCTACAGGAGCATAGAGGGCGATGAACTCAGAGTCAGGGAGGACGCCGTGAAGGTCTTTGACCCTGAAGAAATATATGGGGATGGTTAA
- the hxlB gene encoding 6-phospho-3-hexuloisomerase, translated as MEILKNTVAKITEHANRAIGQVDESELERMISSIMASRAVFIVGTGRSELVGKAFAMRLMHLGFTVYAVGDVTTPAISAEDCLVAISGSGETKTVTLAAETSASVGATVIAITATPGSTLTESSDVVITIPSKTKEPWKYYTSSVLRGDYDDLTPMGTLFEDTTHLFLDGLIAEFMSILGKKEKDLRKRHAIIE; from the coding sequence ATGGAGATACTTAAAAACACCGTTGCAAAGATCACAGAACACGCCAACAGGGCCATAGGCCAGGTTGATGAATCAGAGCTTGAAAGGATGATATCCTCTATAATGGCTTCAAGGGCGGTCTTCATTGTGGGAACTGGAAGATCGGAACTTGTGGGTAAGGCCTTTGCAATGAGGCTCATGCACCTTGGATTCACGGTTTATGCCGTTGGTGATGTCACCACTCCCGCAATAAGTGCCGAGGACTGCCTTGTGGCCATTTCAGGGTCAGGAGAGACCAAGACCGTCACCCTTGCAGCCGAGACATCAGCCTCAGTGGGTGCAACGGTCATCGCAATAACAGCAACCCCAGGGTCAACCCTCACCGAAAGTTCAGATGTGGTTATAACCATACCAAGCAAGACAAAGGAGCCATGGAAGTACTACACCTCAAGTGTCCTCAGGGGGGACTATGATGACCTCACGCCCATGGGGACGCTCTTCGAGGACACCACCCACCTTTTCCTTGATGGCCTCATAGCTGAGTTCATGTCAATACTTGGAAAGAAGGAGAAGGATCTTAGGAAGAGGCATGCTATAATTGAGTAG
- a CDS encoding 4Fe-4S binding protein → MTPECGPRQKISAIITSIANLPIKDKNEHAWIPEYCERCGECIKACPEKALVEIETCCGGEEVKYKKLHWLKSGLYLLYRGMYIR, encoded by the coding sequence ATAACTCCTGAATGTGGTCCAAGACAAAAAATTTCAGCAATAATTACAAGCATAGCAAATCTACCTATAAAAGATAAAAATGAGCATGCGTGGATACCTGAATACTGTGAAAGATGCGGTGAATGCATCAAAGCCTGCCCTGAAAAAGCATTGGTAGAAATAGAAACTTGCTGTGGGGGCGAAGAAGTCAAATACAAGAAATTGCATTGGCTAAAGTCAGGGCTGTATTTACTGTATAGAGGCATGTACATTCGATGA
- a CDS encoding 4Fe-4S dicluster domain-containing protein, with amino-acid sequence MCKGCNICVEFCPHEVYEQSEKAKRNAENVFYALYYVQKKL; translated from the coding sequence ATGTGTAAAGGCTGCAATATTTGCGTCGAGTTCTGTCCCCACGAAGTTTATGAACAATCTGAAAAAGCGAAAAGGAATGCAGAAAATGTGTTCTACGCACTCTATTATGTCCAGAAAAAGCTATAA
- the npdG gene encoding NADPH-dependent F420 reductase: MKIAVIGGTGDQGLGIALRLAVAGEHVIIGSRDPEKADKAVSQVLELAERDDLMVEGAANPEAAEAADVAILTVPLQAQMATLGSIKDQLRDMVLIDATVPIESCLGGSAVKYVDLWEGSAAERAAGFLEDQGTRVAAAFNNISASALLDIESPVDCDCLVASDHQDALETAMELAEKIKGVRAVDCGPLENARIIEKITPLLINLNIKNRVRNAGIRITNLPE, encoded by the coding sequence ATGAAGATTGCAGTTATTGGAGGAACAGGAGATCAGGGACTTGGAATCGCCCTGAGACTTGCAGTTGCCGGTGAACATGTAATTATAGGTTCAAGGGACCCTGAAAAGGCGGATAAAGCCGTCAGTCAGGTCCTTGAACTCGCAGAAAGGGATGATCTCATGGTGGAGGGAGCCGCAAACCCTGAAGCCGCGGAAGCAGCAGACGTTGCCATACTGACGGTGCCCCTCCAGGCACAGATGGCGACCCTGGGTTCCATAAAGGATCAGCTCAGGGACATGGTCCTCATAGATGCCACCGTCCCCATTGAGAGCTGCCTTGGAGGCTCAGCTGTCAAGTACGTTGACTTGTGGGAGGGTTCAGCAGCCGAGAGGGCGGCGGGCTTCCTTGAGGACCAGGGCACAAGGGTTGCCGCTGCATTCAACAACATAAGCGCATCCGCCCTCCTTGATATTGAGAGTCCTGTTGACTGTGACTGTCTGGTGGCATCGGACCATCAGGACGCCCTTGAGACTGCAATGGAACTGGCAGAGAAGATAAAGGGTGTCAGGGCAGTTGACTGCGGGCCACTTGAAAATGCAAGGATCATAGAGAAGATAACACCCCTCCTCATAAACCTGAACATCAAAAACAGAGTGAGGAATGCGGGTATAAGGATAACCAACCTCCCTGAATAG
- the hisS gene encoding histidine--tRNA ligase produces MDISRPRGTRDFLFAEMENRKRVENRLRRTFETYGYHEIKTPIFEELRLFTLKSGEEVVNQIYHFTDKGGRDLALRPELTAPVARLYMNELQRTPRPIKMYYFGSCFRYERPQKGRFRQFWQFGCELIGGRSPLAEAEVITLASHALRDLGLEGFEVHIGHLGILRGVLGHENIQPDLQDRIMGIIDKGDVDELRSCLEGTEISDEARDLLMNLIGTRGGPEVLEDVKGHLTGYDESLAAVREFQELLDVLEDFGMDGYKVNLGIARGLDYYTGTVFEIYVPELGAQRQICGGGTYNLVETFGGESVESTGFAFGFDRLMNALEMDESEMRMVDVFVIPIHESVRSEAVKIAQELRLAGVSADLEAGGRKLRKALSYADHLGAAFTVLAGERDLQEGVVTVRNMEDATQETVKRNEIVDYIKGRC; encoded by the coding sequence ATGGATATATCAAGACCTAGAGGAACAAGGGATTTCCTTTTTGCCGAGATGGAAAACAGGAAAAGGGTTGAAAACAGGCTCAGAAGGACCTTCGAAACCTATGGCTATCATGAGATCAAGACACCGATATTCGAGGAACTCAGACTCTTCACACTAAAGTCGGGGGAGGAGGTGGTCAACCAGATATACCACTTCACAGATAAGGGTGGAAGGGACCTGGCACTGAGGCCCGAACTCACAGCCCCGGTTGCAAGGCTCTACATGAATGAACTCCAGAGAACACCCAGACCCATAAAGATGTACTACTTCGGCAGCTGCTTCAGGTATGAGAGGCCACAGAAGGGCAGGTTCAGGCAGTTCTGGCAGTTCGGATGCGAACTCATCGGTGGAAGATCACCCCTTGCAGAGGCAGAGGTAATAACCCTGGCATCCCATGCCCTCAGGGACCTTGGACTCGAGGGCTTCGAGGTCCACATAGGCCACCTTGGAATCCTGAGGGGGGTTCTTGGACATGAGAACATCCAGCCCGACCTTCAGGACAGGATAATGGGTATCATAGATAAGGGCGATGTGGATGAACTCAGGTCATGTCTTGAAGGCACTGAAATCTCAGATGAAGCAAGGGACCTTCTGATGAACCTCATAGGGACCAGGGGCGGTCCTGAAGTACTTGAAGATGTGAAGGGCCACCTTACTGGTTACGATGAGTCACTGGCAGCCGTGAGGGAGTTCCAGGAGCTCCTTGACGTCCTTGAGGACTTTGGAATGGACGGCTACAAGGTTAACCTGGGCATTGCAAGGGGACTTGACTACTATACTGGGACGGTCTTCGAGATCTACGTCCCTGAACTGGGCGCCCAGCGGCAGATATGCGGCGGGGGAACATACAATCTGGTTGAAACCTTTGGGGGCGAGTCTGTTGAATCAACAGGCTTCGCATTCGGATTTGACCGCCTCATGAACGCCCTTGAAATGGATGAATCCGAGATGAGGATGGTTGACGTCTTTGTGATACCCATACATGAATCTGTGAGGTCCGAGGCCGTGAAGATAGCACAGGAACTCAGGCTTGCAGGAGTATCGGCGGACCTTGAGGCAGGGGGCAGGAAACTCAGGAAGGCCCTCTCCTATGCAGATCACCTTGGAGCAGCCTTCACGGTCCTTGCAGGTGAGAGGGACCTCCAGGAGGGTGTGGTGACCGTGCGGAACATGGAGGACGCCACCCAGGAGACCGTTAAGAGGAATGAAATCGTGGATTATATTAAAGGGAGATGTTAG
- a CDS encoding sugar phosphate isomerase/epimerase family protein yields MKIGVSTLALAEHSISEILEYLEDIGADYCEIINEYPMADVEVTDSYSIGFTVHAPISDINIASLNDRVRDASVREVMRSVDLAADIGADVLVVHPGLVPFLGRRYSGRIMERNMESLREIVDYGEERGVGVFPENMPRLEGPLMRDLDELWGAVEELDTMVTLDVAHAATMGYGVDEMVTGRVGHVHLSDNDRETDSHDALGEGSIDFRGLLDKLEDHGYRGVLTVEVKNTREIESSIEFLRRIIH; encoded by the coding sequence ATGAAGATCGGTGTCTCAACCCTGGCACTCGCAGAGCACAGCATAAGCGAGATCCTTGAATACCTTGAGGACATTGGCGCCGATTACTGTGAAATCATAAACGAGTACCCCATGGCCGATGTTGAGGTCACGGATTCATACAGCATCGGATTCACGGTACATGCACCCATATCCGACATCAACATAGCATCACTCAATGACAGGGTAAGGGATGCATCTGTCAGGGAGGTGATGAGGTCAGTGGACCTTGCAGCCGATATCGGGGCAGATGTCCTTGTGGTCCACCCTGGACTGGTCCCCTTCCTAGGAAGACGCTACAGCGGGAGGATAATGGAGAGGAACATGGAGTCCCTCAGGGAGATAGTTGATTACGGGGAGGAGAGGGGTGTTGGTGTTTTCCCCGAGAACATGCCCCGCCTTGAAGGCCCCCTTATGAGGGACCTTGATGAGCTATGGGGTGCCGTGGAGGAACTTGACACCATGGTCACCCTTGACGTGGCCCATGCAGCCACCATGGGTTACGGTGTGGATGAGATGGTCACAGGGAGGGTGGGCCACGTACACCTCTCTGACAATGACCGTGAAACCGACAGCCACGACGCCCTGGGTGAGGGCAGCATAGACTTCAGGGGCCTTCTTGATAAACTGGAGGACCATGGCTACAGGGGTGTGCTGACGGTTGAGGTTAAGAACACCCGTGAGATTGAGAGTAGCATTGAATTTTTAAGGAGAATAATCCACTGA
- a CDS encoding PINc/VapC family ATPase — MKIVPDTSVIVDGRITGIVQEDEFRGSEVIVPEAVVSELEYQANRGRETGFNGLEELKNLQELHRENIISLIFVGRRPTLDEISLARGGEIDSMIRETAREYDALLITSDRVQAEVGKAQGLDVFYIKPEVLGYEELEISKYFDEYTMSVHLKENVAPMAKKGRPGNIKLVKIDDRPLKHSDINRMAREIVERAKSDFKSFIEIEMEGATVVQFREYRISIARPPFSEAFEITAVRPVARVSLEDYKLSDRLIERLRDTAKGVLIAGSPGAGKSTFAQAVAEFYSREMKAIVKTMESPRDLQVGDEITQYAPIERDMQKTADILLLVRPDYTIYDELRKTRDFRIFADMRLAGVGMVGVVHATRPIDAIQRILGRVELGVIPSVVDTTVFIEDGEVKAVYDVSLTVKVPTGMQEADLARPVIEIRDLESGELMHEIYTYGEQTIVMDVAAASTRARKPSAHKIAEREIEREFKKRIPGAGVRVELESDERARVWIEEKYIPQIIGKKGRTIEEIEKNIGISIGIEPLESREIDETVEVPVELAGNYVVLNFGKDAVGVSFDILVDDEYLFTATVGKKGTIKIRRDIELADIIMEAMKKDIPIRARVRPEA, encoded by the coding sequence ATGAAGATTGTTCCAGATACAAGTGTTATTGTCGATGGGAGGATCACCGGGATAGTCCAGGAGGACGAGTTCAGGGGCAGCGAGGTGATCGTGCCCGAGGCAGTTGTATCTGAACTTGAATACCAGGCCAACCGTGGCAGGGAGACGGGATTCAACGGTCTTGAGGAGCTCAAGAACCTTCAGGAGCTCCACCGGGAGAACATAATATCCCTGATATTCGTTGGGAGACGCCCCACACTGGATGAGATATCCCTGGCAAGGGGCGGTGAGATAGACTCGATGATAAGGGAGACCGCCAGGGAATACGACGCCCTCCTAATAACCAGTGACAGGGTGCAGGCAGAGGTCGGGAAGGCCCAGGGTCTTGACGTCTTCTACATAAAACCCGAGGTGCTCGGCTATGAGGAGCTCGAGATAAGCAAGTACTTTGATGAGTACACGATGTCGGTGCACCTCAAGGAGAACGTTGCACCCATGGCCAAGAAGGGCCGGCCAGGGAATATCAAACTGGTTAAAATTGATGACCGGCCACTGAAGCACTCAGACATAAACAGGATGGCCCGTGAAATCGTTGAGAGGGCTAAAAGTGATTTCAAAAGCTTCATTGAGATAGAAATGGAAGGAGCCACGGTGGTCCAGTTCAGGGAGTACAGGATATCCATTGCAAGGCCACCCTTCTCAGAAGCCTTCGAGATAACCGCCGTCAGGCCCGTTGCAAGGGTATCCCTTGAGGACTACAAGTTATCTGACAGGCTCATTGAAAGGCTCAGGGACACCGCCAAGGGTGTTCTCATCGCAGGATCCCCGGGGGCAGGTAAGAGTACCTTTGCCCAGGCTGTTGCAGAGTTCTACAGCAGGGAGATGAAGGCCATAGTCAAGACAATGGAGTCACCAAGGGACCTCCAGGTGGGTGACGAGATAACCCAGTACGCACCCATCGAGAGGGACATGCAGAAGACAGCCGACATCCTCCTCCTTGTAAGGCCAGACTACACAATCTACGATGAACTCAGGAAGACACGGGACTTCAGAATATTTGCTGATATGAGGCTTGCAGGGGTGGGAATGGTTGGCGTTGTCCACGCCACTAGGCCAATAGACGCCATACAGAGGATCCTTGGAAGGGTGGAGCTTGGAGTTATACCCTCCGTTGTCGATACAACAGTATTCATTGAGGATGGAGAGGTTAAGGCCGTCTATGATGTTTCACTCACGGTTAAGGTTCCCACCGGGATGCAGGAAGCAGACCTTGCCCGTCCGGTCATAGAGATCAGGGACCTTGAGTCCGGTGAACTCATGCATGAGATCTACACCTACGGTGAGCAGACCATAGTCATGGATGTCGCAGCAGCATCGACCCGGGCCAGAAAACCATCAGCCCACAAGATAGCCGAGAGGGAGATTGAAAGGGAATTCAAAAAGAGGATCCCCGGTGCAGGGGTCAGGGTTGAACTTGAATCAGATGAACGTGCAAGGGTCTGGATAGAGGAGAAGTACATACCCCAGATCATAGGAAAGAAGGGCAGGACCATTGAGGAGATCGAGAAGAACATAGGTATAAGCATCGGCATAGAACCCCTCGAATCAAGGGAGATCGATGAAACGGTTGAGGTCCCTGTTGAACTCGCAGGAAACTACGTTGTCCTCAACTTTGGCAAGGACGCTGTCGGCGTGTCCTTTGACATACTGGTAGATGATGAGTATCTCTTCACGGCCACTGTCGGTAAGAAGGGCACCATAAAGATCCGGAGGGATATTGAACTTGCAGATATCATCATGGAGGCCATGAAGAAGGATATACCCATAAGGGCGAGGGTGAGACCCGAGGCCTGA
- a CDS encoding RNA ligase partner protein, which translates to MPAKQRFVLDTTAFTDNQLREMLGEGDLNRSVDAMLDLIARSRIKLNISCHMPPVTYKEFTDYMTRYECPPETLIKAETWIVKKTPNRYDTQIPSQIFYEYVHDIRERMNKGLRISETMLWEAGIQSIIMASRDVKKTEIESRVLAKAIKDLRKKYRSALRKGTLDSAPDLDVLLLAKELGAGVVAADDGIRVWAERLGLRFLNASSFPKMLKEYLKYYE; encoded by the coding sequence ATGCCTGCAAAGCAGAGATTTGTACTCGATACAACGGCCTTCACAGACAACCAGTTAAGGGAGATGCTTGGAGAAGGAGACCTTAACAGGTCAGTTGATGCAATGCTTGATCTCATTGCAAGAAGCAGGATAAAGCTCAACATCAGCTGCCACATGCCCCCTGTAACATACAAGGAGTTCACGGATTACATGACACGCTACGAATGCCCCCCGGAAACCCTGATTAAGGCAGAGACATGGATAGTTAAGAAGACCCCCAACCGCTATGACACCCAGATACCCTCCCAGATATTCTATGAATACGTCCATGACATAAGGGAGAGGATGAACAAGGGACTCAGGATCTCGGAGACCATGCTGTGGGAGGCAGGGATACAGTCAATCATAATGGCATCAAGGGATGTGAAGAAGACCGAGATCGAAAGCAGGGTCCTGGCTAAGGCCATAAAGGACCTCCGTAAAAAGTACCGTTCAGCCCTCAGGAAGGGCACCCTCGACAGTGCACCTGACCTTGACGTCCTACTCCTTGCCAAGGAACTCGGTGCAGGTGTCGTGGCTGCAGATGATGGCATCAGGGTATGGGCCGAACGCCTTGGTTTAAGGTTCCTTAACGCCTCATCATTCCCGAAGATGCTCAAGGAATACCTTAAATATTATGAATGA
- a CDS encoding tryptophan--tRNA ligase: MIDPWGSASLEYQELIEKFGVKPFSEILDDVPDPSWLMRRGIVFGHRDYERILEAVRKGEDFAVVTGMMPSGKMHIGHKMIVDQLRWYDSIGAEIFIPIADMEAYSARGIDFETSRRIAVEEYIANYIALGLDLSKKNIHVYLQSENLMVEDLAYILAGKVNFNELRAIYGFTGSTSMAHMYAPIIQVSDILHPQLEEMGGPRPTLVPVGPDQDPHIRLTRDMAARFREKFGFIQPSSTYHRFMRGLTGGKMSSSKPKSAIFLSDTPEEAEAKIRNAKTGGRETLKEQRELGGVPEDCIIYETLLYHMSGRDDDLEEIYDSCRNGTLMCGECKNNTAEFVRKFFEELSEKREKALRVAEGVLEG; the protein is encoded by the coding sequence GTGATAGATCCATGGGGATCAGCAAGCCTTGAATATCAGGAACTTATCGAGAAATTTGGTGTGAAGCCCTTCAGTGAGATACTGGATGATGTACCTGACCCCAGCTGGCTCATGAGGAGGGGGATAGTCTTCGGGCACAGGGACTACGAAAGGATCCTTGAAGCCGTCAGGAAGGGGGAGGACTTTGCAGTTGTGACTGGGATGATGCCAAGCGGAAAAATGCATATCGGCCATAAGATGATAGTTGACCAGCTCCGATGGTATGACAGCATCGGAGCCGAAATATTCATACCGATAGCCGATATGGAGGCATACTCTGCCAGGGGCATTGACTTTGAAACATCCAGGAGGATCGCTGTTGAGGAGTACATTGCGAACTACATTGCACTTGGACTGGACCTTTCAAAGAAGAACATTCACGTCTACCTCCAGTCAGAGAACCTCATGGTTGAGGACCTTGCATACATTCTTGCAGGAAAGGTTAACTTCAATGAACTCAGGGCCATCTATGGCTTTACAGGTTCAACAAGCATGGCCCATATGTACGCCCCCATAATCCAGGTCTCTGACATACTCCACCCCCAGCTAGAGGAAATGGGTGGTCCAAGACCCACCCTCGTGCCTGTTGGACCGGACCAGGACCCCCATATAAGGCTCACCAGGGATATGGCGGCGAGGTTCAGGGAGAAATTCGGATTCATACAGCCATCATCAACCTACCACAGGTTCATGAGGGGCCTTACAGGGGGGAAGATGTCAAGCAGCAAGCCAAAATCCGCAATATTCCTGAGCGACACCCCTGAGGAGGCTGAAGCCAAGATAAGGAACGCTAAGACAGGTGGAAGGGAGACCCTGAAGGAGCAGAGGGAACTTGGAGGAGTCCCCGAGGATTGCATCATCTATGAGACACTCCTCTACCATATGTCAGGGCGGGATGATGACCTTGAGGAGATATATGATTCCTGCAGAAACGGTACACTTATGTGTGGTGAATGTAAAAATAATACTGCAGAGTTTGTAAGAAAGTTCTTTGAGGAACTTTCAGAAAAACGAGAAAAGGCCCTACGTGTTGCTGAGGGGGTTCTTGAGGGATAA
- a CDS encoding DUF169 domain-containing protein produces MKKLKKIGQEMISILDLNKSPVGVKFLETDEKAPVNVEFLEKHRYCQVLMKARSGEDVVLAGEEISCPAAAAAFGFRPLPEKLESGKGLVGFGIVSDPEVGKEMFEGMSKLKPGQIQQLHIFPLEKAEYIPDIVIVEDYPEKLMWIALAYLHAVGGKRIESSTAILQATCIDATIIPFLSQRMNFVYGCYGCRDATDLGEHEAILGFPGSMLPKIIEHLEYLGKTAIPRSRSKGAFSLLKGKDKWVKDCSN; encoded by the coding sequence TTGAAGAAGTTAAAAAAAATAGGTCAGGAAATGATATCAATCTTAGATCTTAATAAATCTCCAGTTGGAGTAAAATTTTTAGAAACAGATGAAAAAGCACCGGTAAATGTGGAATTTCTTGAAAAACATCGATACTGTCAAGTTTTAATGAAGGCTAGGAGCGGTGAAGACGTTGTTCTAGCTGGAGAAGAAATTTCATGCCCTGCTGCAGCAGCTGCTTTTGGTTTCCGTCCTTTACCAGAGAAACTTGAGTCTGGAAAGGGTCTTGTAGGTTTTGGTATAGTATCAGACCCTGAAGTTGGAAAGGAAATGTTTGAAGGTATGTCGAAACTGAAACCTGGACAGATTCAGCAGTTGCATATTTTTCCATTAGAAAAGGCGGAATATATTCCGGATATTGTGATTGTGGAAGATTACCCTGAAAAACTCATGTGGATTGCTCTTGCGTATCTACATGCTGTGGGTGGGAAAAGAATAGAAAGTTCTACTGCCATTTTACAGGCAACCTGCATTGATGCTACCATCATTCCATTCCTCAGTCAACGCATGAACTTTGTTTACGGATGTTATGGCTGTAGAGACGCTACAGATTTAGGCGAACATGAAGCCATACTGGGATTTCCAGGATCAATGCTTCCTAAAATCATAGAACATCTGGAATACCTTGGTAAAACAGCAATACCTCGGTCTCGCTCAAAAGGAGCATTTTCTCTTTTAAAAGGGAAAGATAAATGGGTAAAAGATTGCTCAAATTAG
- a CDS encoding DUF169 domain-containing protein: MKETAKKLKEILNLNGVVGVTLIKDEKYVPDGIETLENPLFYCVMLKKAASERKSFYAPAEVQSCPRGKAVLGMGDTPEFEKTGEFYINKSSAADTRAATRLVESVPRLKDVKGTLIQPLEDAKNPDVVLAFPTNARNAHELIHASIYQTGGSINAEFAAPYSFCGYTTARTYLNDEVSFAIPCGAAKKAVKMIGEEYTDEELIVTIPGQQINQVAENLTKLGSVKERMKAKTGE; this comes from the coding sequence ATGAAAGAAACAGCAAAAAAATTGAAAGAAATATTGAATTTAAATGGGGTCGTAGGAGTAACATTGATAAAGGACGAAAAATATGTCCCCGATGGTATTGAAACATTGGAAAATCCATTATTTTATTGTGTGATGCTTAAAAAAGCTGCAAGCGAAAGAAAATCATTTTATGCTCCTGCTGAAGTGCAATCATGTCCCAGAGGTAAAGCAGTCTTAGGGATGGGTGATACCCCTGAATTTGAAAAAACTGGGGAGTTCTATATTAATAAAAGTTCTGCAGCCGATACTCGTGCGGCAACCCGGTTAGTTGAATCTGTCCCTCGTTTAAAAGATGTAAAAGGAACGTTAATACAGCCTTTAGAAGATGCTAAAAATCCTGATGTGGTTTTAGCTTTCCCCACTAATGCAAGAAATGCACATGAGCTTATACATGCCTCTATTTATCAAACTGGAGGTAGTATAAACGCAGAGTTTGCAGCGCCTTACAGTTTCTGCGGTTATACGACAGCGAGAACTTATTTAAATGATGAAGTTAGTTTTGCAATTCCGTGTGGTGCTGCAAAAAAAGCTGTGAAAATGATCGGTGAAGAATACACAGATGAAGAACTGATAGTTACAATTCCCGGCCAACAAATAAATCAAGTGGCTGAAAATCTGACAAAGCTTGGCTCTGTAAAAGAACGGATGAAAGCAAAGACCGGGGAATAA